Proteins from a genomic interval of Xiphophorus maculatus strain JP 163 A chromosome 7, X_maculatus-5.0-male, whole genome shotgun sequence:
- the LOC111609315 gene encoding uncharacterized protein LOC111609315 — translation MLPPCFLQVASMLPPCCLHVTTMFSPSCHHVASMLPPCFLQVATMLPPCYHHVFSKLPPCCHHVASMLPPCFLHVAIMLPPCFLQVATMLPPCCLHVTTMFSPSCHHVASKLPSCCLYVAIMFPPSCHHIFSKLPPCCLHVAIIFSPNCHHVASKLPSCSLHVAIMFPPCCHHVFSMLPPCFLHVATMFSPSCHQVASMLPPCFLQVATMLPPSYHHIFSKLPSCCLQVAIMLSPSCHHVFSKLPSCCLHVAIMFSPCCLQVAIMLAVLLPSCLHVATMFSPCCLYVAIMFPPSCHHVASKLPSCSLHVASMLPPCFLQVAIMFPPCCLHVFSMLPSCCLHVATMFSPSCHHVATMFSPSCHHVAIMLPPSCHHVSANCHHVASMLPSCCLQVATMLPPSYHHIFSKLPSCCLQVAIMLPPSCHHVVSKLPPCCLHVTTMFSPSCLHVTTMFSPSCHHVASKLPSCCLQVVIMFLHIAIMLPLCCHHVASKLPPCCLQVTIIFSPNCHHVASKLPSCFLQIAIMLPPCCHHVFSMLSPSCHHVGCVASKLPPCCHHVFSMLPLCCHHVPSKLPSCCLQVGIMLPPSYHHVFSKLPSCSLHVASMLPPCFLHVASMLPSCWLCCFQVASMLPPCFLHVASMLPSCSLQVAIMLPPSYHHVASKLTSCCLQVTIMFPPCCHHVFSMLPSCCLHVATMFSPSCLQVTIMFPPCYHHVFSKLPSCCLQVVIMFLHVASMLPPSCHHVLQVAIMLPSCCLQVAIMLSPSCHHVVSKLPSCCLQVAIMLSPSYHHVASMLEGTVVCFGLHDDDITASRSLNSGNLDQNVEHFANSFLFCWRLQLKYFQSHERLEIRIQR, via the coding sequence ATGTTACCACCATGTTTTCTCCAAGTTGCCTCCATGTTGCCACCATGTTGCCTCCATGTTACCACCATGTTTTCTCCAAGTTGCCACCATGTTGCCTCCATGTTACCACCATGTTTTCTCCAAGTTGCCACCATGTTGCCTCCATGTTACCACCATGTTTTCTCCAAGTTGCCTCCATGTTGCCACCATGTTGCCTCCATGTTAccaccatgttttctccatgttgCCATCATGTTGCCACCATGTTTTCTCCAAGTTGCCACCATGTTGCCACCATGTTGCCTCCATGTTACCACCATGTTTTCTCCAAGTTGCCATCATGTTGCCTCCAAGTTACCATCATGTTGCCTCTATGTTGCCATCATGTTCCCTCCAAGTTGCCATCATATTTTCTCCAAGTTGCCACCATGTTGCCTCCATGTTGCCAtcatattttctccaaattGCCATCATGTTGCCTCCAAGTTACCATCATGTTCCCTCCATGTTGCCATCATGTTCCCTCCATGTTGCcatcatgttttctccatgttgcctccatgttttctccatgttgCCACCATGTTTTCTCCAAGTTGCCACCAAGTTGCCTCCATGTTACCACCATGTTTTCTCCAAGTTGCCACCATGTTGCCTCCAAGTTACCAtcatattttctccaaattGCCATCATGTTGCCTCCAAGTTGCCATCATGTTGTCTCCAAGTTGCCATCATGTTTTCTCCAAGTTGCCATCATGTTGCCTCCATGTTGCcatcatgttttctccatgttgTCTCCAAGTTGCCATCATGTTGGCTGTGTTGCTTCCAAGTTGCCTCCATGTTGccaccatgttttctccatgttgCCTCTATGTTGCCATCATGTTCCCTCCAAGTTGCCATCATGTTGCCTCCAAGTTACCATCATGTTCCCTCCATGTTGCATCCATGTTGCCACCATGTTTTCTCCAAGTTGCCATCATGTTCCCTCCATGTtgcctccatgttttctccatgttgCCATCATGTTGCCTCCATGTTGCCACCATGTTTTCTCCAAGTTGCCATCATGTTGCCACCATGTTTTCTCCAAGTTGCCATCATGTTGCCATCATGTTGCCTCCAAGTTGTCATCATGTTTCTGCAAATTGCCATCATGTTGCCTCTATGTTGCCATCATGTTGCCTCCAAGTTGCCACCATGTTGCCTCCAAGTTACCAtcatattttctccaaattGCCATCATGTTGCCTCCAAGTTGCCATCATGTTGCCTCCAAGTTGCCATCATGTTGTCTCCAAGTTGCCACCATGTTGCCTCCATGTTACCACCATGTTTTCTCCAAGTTGCCTCCATGTTACCACCATGTTTTCTCCAAGTTGCCATCATGTTGCCTCCAAGTTACCATCATGTTGCCTCCAAGTTGTCATCATGTTTCTGCATATTGCCATCATGTTGCCTCTATGTTGCCATCATGTTGCCTCCAAGTTGCCACCATGTTGCCTCCAAGTTACCAtcatattttctccaaattGCCATCATGTTGCCTCCAAGTTGCcatcatgttttctccaaattGCCATCATGTTGCCTCCATGTTGCcatcatgttttctccatgttgTCTCCAAGTTGCCATCATGTTGGCTGTGTTGCTTCCAAGTTGCCTCCATGTTGccaccatgttttctccatgttgCCTCTATGTTGCCATCATGTTCCCTCCAAGTTGCCATCATGTTGCCTCCAAGTTGGCATCATGTTGCCTCCAAGTTACCATCATGTTTTCTCCAAGTTGCCATCATGTTCCCTCCATGTTGCCTCCATGTtgcctccatgttttctccatgttgCCTCTATGTTGCCATCATGTTGGCTGTGTTGCTTCCAAGTTGCCTCCATGTTGccaccatgttttctccatgttgCCTCTATGTTGCCATCATGTTCCCTCCAAGTTGCCATCATGTTGCCTCCAAGTTACCATCATGTTGCCTCCAAGTTGACATCATGTTGCCTCCAAGTTACCATCATGTTCCCTCCATGTTGccaccatgttttctccatgttgCCATCATGTTGCCTCCATGTTGCCACCATGTTTTCTCCAAGTTGCCTCCAAGTTACCATCATGTTCCCTCCATGTTACCACCATGTTTTCTCCAAGTTGCCATCATGTTGCCTCCAAGTTGTCATCATGTTTCTCCATGTTGCCTCCATGTTGCCTCCAAGTTGTCATCATGTTCTCCAAGTTGCCATCATGTTGCCATCATGTTGCCTCCAAGTTGCCATCATGTTGTCTCCAAGTTGCCATCATGTTGTCTCCAAGTTGCCATCATGTTGTCTCCAAGTTGCCATCATGTTGTCTCCAAGTTACCACCATGTTGCCTCCATGTTGGAGGGGACGGTGGTTTGCTTTGGCCTCCATGACGATGACATCACAGCGAGCCGCTCTCTGAACTCTGGAAACTTGGACcaaaatgttgaacattttgcCAACAGCTTCCTGTTCTGCTGGCGGCTGCAGCTGAAATACTTTCAGTCTCATGAGAGACTGGAGATCAGGATCCAAAGGTAA